AAGAGTGCCAAGTGCTAACACAGCACATGCTAGGCTCCCGCTGATCTACACACTGGAAATCACTGGGCAAGGATAAGCCAAAAAGGAACTCCCAGGTTCGCAAACGATTCTAAACCGAAGAGGCAAAACTTACGAGCGACACCGCTTTAAAATCTACAAGGCGAAGTATTCTGGACAGAGTCAGAAAGCGGCCGAGCATGTTCTCCTGAGTTGGTACTTGGGTTCTGGTAGAGGCACCGAGCAAAGCATCATGTTCAACTCCTGAAGATAGGGCAGAAAAAGGTCAGCATGTCAATGTAATGCATGGAAGATTCGTCAATAGCATCAGAGTGGATAAACAACATTTGGCTGAAAGCAGGACTAGACAGGAAATAAGCACAAGAAATTTGTTGACAGATTGTTAATTAACCCCTGGTGCCACGGCCCTTGTATCAGTGATAAAGGGCTACCATGTATTCCGTACTATTTTTCGCAACAAAAGAGATGAATAATGTACTGAAATTATGCAGTAGCAGAAAATGAAATGTGAGTTCTCCCTTCTAATCTTAAAGGCACCTAAAATAGATCATTCCACTCAATTACCACTTACAGTCATAGTATAACTAATGCATCTCTACAACTAAAACCTGAAGCCACAAAATGATGCAGTAATCAAATCTACACTTCCATAGAAGCAGACAGAGTCGATACATGATACATATCTGGATATCCCTCActcgcaagattgggcttctttgattcaaaggatttgagAAGGAATTTTGGagaattctaatccttaggaatttttcctatgtgggttgtttgattcgtaggattgcaaACCATATGAATTTTTCCATAGGATCATTTGCACTAGGTTTCATGGGAAAATATGCATCCACTTCAACCTCTTTGGAAGAATCCTCGGTTTTTCCTGTGCACAATCAAACATCCTCACAATCCTGTAGAATTAAAGATGACATGCCACTCTACTCCTACGTTTTTCCTATCTCAAAACTTTGGAAATCCTGCGGATCACAGAGGCCCTAAACGATGGCGGTGATATAATCTTTCAGATAAACTGATGATGCAGAGACTGGAGAGAACCTCGCTTTCCCTTGCAACACCACTATTTCTAACATTACATACCATGTTAGCACTGTGATAATATTTTTCAGTCACGCTCTTGAAGTGTCCCTAAAGGCTCTATGCTCCCTAGGAATAGAGCTCTGGGAGAGCTCCTGCGTTTTATTCTCGGAGTTGACCTCATATGTCAGTGAAAGGTCGTGGTATGGGCCCCTCCTGTCCCTGCAACCGCTGTTCCTGGGTTAGTCAAACTCCTCCCAGCGCTGCGTGTCGCTTCGCTCCCCTCCATTTTCCGCACGCCCAGGTTTCTCTCTTCGACTCCCCTATCTTTCCGGGAATATGGTAACTAATCCCGCAGAATAACTGAGCACCAGGTACAAAATATCCTGCTGATCGTAACCTGACATATCCATGGTAACAAATCCTACCTCTCTCTCTAAAAAAACAACAAATACTCCAGTGTAGACATTCATAATCAGGAGTATCTCACATAATGCATAACCCTGCTGATTATATATGCATTCGCATAATCAGATGTATAGCTTTTTTCAGGGCAATCAGGAGTATAAACTCTTGTAATATGTATTTCCCTTTTATTACTCTTATACATTATCAGGTCTATGTCATCCGGAAAATCTACATCTTCCTGGTTCCTACCTCTCTATTGCAACCTATAACTGAAGTACACTCTACCTTTAGAGCTAGACTGCAGAATTATTGTGCTGAAATTTCTAATGCAGGGAGCAAATCAGAAGTGTTCATTAGAATATCCAACAAGAACTTTATACAGTTCTCTCATGAAATCAAATGAGCCCCTATTGTCTTCTAGTTTTTCTTTTTCTACCATGTAATTCATATTAGTATAGTGCAGCCTTATTTGGTTAGCATGTAAATTGAGGTACATACAAGGTGAACTccaatattcaatagaaaagtggtTGCCTAGTAGTTCATTGTGCATTAACCTATTAATTACATAAACCAACAGGTCGAATTGTCCATTGTACACCAGATTGTTCCTATCCCACCCAGTAATGGCTGGGCCCCAGTAGTGGAAGCAGATACATAGGATTATAGAACTGTGATACTCTCATACCCATACACCGGAAGGGGATAGCTTAAGTGCTTAACAGTGCGAACTATGAAATTGACACCAGCTGCCGATACGAGCAATCACATTTATTCCCTGCTACTTATCAGGTAGTCCGACTTCCACTGAAAAGTGTGGCATTTCAGTAAACTTGTATTGAAAAGAAAATACCTTTTGCTTCTTTAGCCTCTCATTCTCCTCTTCTAAACGGGATACCTTGTTTTCGAGTTCATTGGTGTAGGCCTGTTGCAAATACAAGGTAAGTAATACTGAACCTAAGACAATTATGGAAAACTAAAGTAAGCATGTTGCAACATTTTTCAGATCACAGATCACATGAAAAGCCAAATTCAAACAAGTACCACTGATAACCCTTCATGAATGTTGATCTATAGTTAGAGCAAATAATTAGAGGGAAAAAAGAGAGGTCAAATATACCTGTTTCCTAGCCCTTGAACGTGCAGCCGACTCCCTATTCTTGATCATCCTCTTCTGCCTTCTCTCCACAAACTTATTGGGGACATCTCCTGATACACCACGCTTTCTCCCAGGTGTCTGAGAATCAGAGATTGGACTGATCATTGGTGATGTACTCTGGCCATCAGAGTAAGCAGACCCCAGAGTGGCACCAGGGCCAACAACATTCAGCGGCTGAGGGACAAACTGAATGGACATATAAGCAGCTGGCACAATTTGCTGGCCATGCTGATGAGTGTCGATGGCTGCAGCTGCAATCTGCTGCTGGTAATGGCCTAACCACTGTGCTCCCGATGTCAAATCTGCGGCTCCGGCTGCTGTAGCCTCTCTCCCCACCAGACCCAAATTGCCAGCATCGCTAGTGTCCTTGAGAAATCCCTGGGAAACAACCCCTGCTTGGACCAAGAAATCCTCGAGTGTCATCTCCCCGAGTGTGGGCTGCCTCTCCCGCTTGCGCCGGCCACTCCCCTGGACACTCCTCTTGGGCGCATCCTGGATGCCCTTCCACACCTCATCCACCGTCTTCTTGCTGAGCTCGGTCGGCATCGTGATGCTGCCCTGGCGCAGGAGGCTTGAACTCGGCACATACTGGCTGGTGGTCGCGCCATCGGGCTCCATGTCGTCAGGAAACACGGTCCTGAGCAGCTCGTCGAGGTTCATGCTCTGCAGGGGCTCTCCCAGATGGTTCTGCACCTCGTCGAGGGTGAGGCTGTACAGAGACCCCTGCCTCGCCAGGCTCTGCACCTGCCCGCGCTGCGACGTCccagcgtcgccgccgccgccggtgccgCGCCCGGGCTGTGACGCCATTTTCCGACTCCCCATGGATGGGCACACAGCCCTACCTCCGCCCGATTTCTGCCGCGGCGAGACCTCCGGGTTCAGGGGCCGGATCTACGGCGTGCCGGATGCGCGCCGGCGCGCCAAGGAGCTGCGGGGGTCAGTGCGGTGTAACGAATCACCGGGTGAAAACAAGCTCGTACCGTACCTCAGAGCGCAAATGGCTAGAGATTGAGGGCGGGGTGGACTGGGGACAGCGGGGCCGCGATGCGGCGGTGGGGAAGGACGGGAACGGCGACGCGCGTGAGAGGCGGAAGGGTTGGGGGGCGCGGGATtgaggcggcgggcggtggcgctaGGCTACGGCgtgcggcgcggcggcgggagAGATTTCAAGGCGGGCTGGGTCGGGTGGGTAGGTCGCTGTGGGGAGGAGAGACGAAGGTATGAGAGTGTGGCGTGGCAGGAATACATAAACAGAAGTGGGATAATTTAGTTATGGCCTCTTTGTTCAACACCACACGGGTTAAGAGTTGGAGTAAATCCTGAGGTCAGTGATGGTGACCAAGTTTACATGTAATCATTGTCAGCGGTCTCGCTAGTCTTGTTCAGTTAATGAGATTGACCGGTAAAAAAAAAGGTTGCCACTAGTTTTAAGGGTgtgtatatttatttatttattttgagagAGAAATTTTCAAAATAACCATCAATCATGACAGTACATAGAACAcaagaggtaataaaaattacaatcaGGTCTATAAACAACCTAGCgaagactacaagcactgaagcgagccgaagttgtgccgccgtcatcgcccctctctCGGCAAAGCCGGGCAAACCTTATTGTAATAGACAGTCAGAAAGTCTTCATGGTAAGGCCTCAAAGGACCAGCGAACCAGAGCAGCAATCATTGTCAATGAAAAGAGTTGTAGGTCAGAAAGATCAAACCTGGAACCACACAAACGAAGACGAATAAAAACTAGATCCAAATAGATCCACCGAAGACCAACATCGATCGAATCCCACGAGATCCGacgaagacacacctccacacatccTCCGACGACGCTATTCGCACCATCAGGACGGGGATAGGACATAGGAGACATTATTCCTACTGAGGAACATCGCCACCACCACACAGCCTCAACCAAGACGTTGAACCTAACAAAAACTAGAACGGAGTTCCCCCCAGCGGCGGGGGGCCGAGAACCTCCACACATCCACGGCCCAATGGCCATTGGAGGTGGGACGGACCTGCGGCACCACCGGCAGGAGAAGAAAGGAGACTTTTTTAGAAGCGCCACATGAAACAAATATTAAGATGAAGGAGAAAGAAATCAAAAGAAAAAGCTTGCCTCTCTTCTGCACACGGTGGTGAGAGCTCAACTCAACGGGGTTGCCAACAGGAATGTCAACCGGGTCCCGTTTAAAGTCTACTTATAATATAATAGTTCAAAAaggttttttgtttgtttgagaaAAATAAACTatcaagctagcaaaaactaactaaacGGGATTGCGGACGCCATTTATTTGTTACTTACATCCCTGGTTGCCAAGCTACTCAATGACACCCAGAGCAGGGGACGTCTTTGATATCCTTTGTGGCAGTGGTTGCCACATCCATGAAGGTCAAATACGTAAACTTGGTTCCAGAGGATGTCGTTTGACAAACGTTCCTCATAAAGAATACTGACTGGAGGCACCCGACCTGCTCAGAATTTTATTATATGCCCTTAGTCAGGCCATAAGCAATCCTCTTTCTAAAGAGATTGATTTGGGTATTGATACGTTTATTTTGCATCACTATCTTCTACTATAGTTTATCTCGCTTCAGTGATATATTGCACAATAggatgcaattctaatgccttttctcccttAAAATGTAAGGTAAACACAAAGAGGAAAATTACCGAACAGCTGAAAATCTAGACCAAAAATACAAGAGAGGAAAAAGCAAATTTTGGAGCTCCAAATGCATCGAAGATATTACCGAATTCATTTCAAAAAAATATGAAGCCATGTGCTAGACGATaggccagaggggacccaccagggcacCACATGGCCACCCCATGCGGGTGGGCCCTGGGTCGCGCCATGTGGCCGCGTGGGCCCTTGGTGGCTCGCCTCCCGATGCCCTTTGGTCATAATTTACCActtgccctagaaaaaatcatagaaaatactcAGAACTTCCCTCCGTCGTCTACGAGGCGGAAGCCTGCCGATCATGATCGATATGATGTCTTGTGAGTAGATCCATTAGTTAtttaggacatgggagaagtcttgttgctAGTAGTCATGTGAAGTTGATTATGGTTTAATGTTTTGATGATAAGTTGCGTCGTTCTttctttagtggtgttatgtgaacattgactacatgacacttcatcatctttgggcctaggggaagacatTGTGAAATTAGTTTATAGATGATGGGTTGTGGGAGTGATAGAAATATAAACCCAGTTTATGAATTGTTCCATGAGGGGTTGTTTCGTATCCTattgtttaatgttatggttagatttattttTGAGTACTTCTATATtatatttgtggatgcttgcatgAAGAGTATAATCATAAGTAGTTTTTTTAAGTAAGGACAGTACCTTAGCTCTGGTCCATCCACACAACACTTATCAAATCAATGACCGGTAACTTCATGAATCATGGTGAAAGTAACTTGACGAAATTCTTGTtatgaaacgttgcatggaaaacaaaaacaaaaattctATGCACAAGCAAGACCTATCCATGAAGATGCATAACTacaagagggggagagcatctacatacccttgtagatcgctaaacagaagcgtttatcaacgtggttgatgtagtcgtactccttCACGATCTGTTCCGATCAAGCACcgagcgtacggcacctccgcgttcagcatacgtttagctcgatgacgtcctcgccttcttgatccagcaagaagagcgaagtagtagatgagttttggCAGCACAACGCCGTGTTGACGGTGGTGGTGaactagagggaggagattagaaccacactaggcttctaattatgaggattagaggcagctagggctagctctaattagtcaagtAGGACCAACTAGAGGAGGCTCAAAAACTTGTGTTCTAGGAGCTAGCCCtgctcctctatttatatgttgagccccggggtcgtaaCTTGGAGAGGAGCCTCCCCAAAGTCAGTTTGGAACGCAAAGACAAGTCCGTCTCGGACTCTAGGGCTAAACGCCATGGTTCCCGATGTTTACGTAGACGCCACGGACTCCGGCGTCTATCCCAGGGGTAGACGCCATGAACCCTTGCGTCTAGCCCCTGCCTTCCATACAACTCCTTTGTGTAATGacctaaagcctcgtgggcttgaccccttggctcaaccatatcatcctatatattaatctttaccttcggaccatttcaGTGCTCCTCGtcctgtccgtgatctcatccgggactccgaacaacattcggtcaccaaaatacataactcatataatactatatcatcaatgaacattaagtgtgcggaccctatgtgtTAGAGAatggtgtagacatgaccgagatgattctccggttaataaccaatagtaggacctggatgcccatattgattcctacatattctatgaagatttttatcggtcgaatctttatgacaacatatgtagttccctttgtctgtcggcatgttacttgcccgagattctgtcgtcggtatctccatacctacttcaatctcgttaccggcaagtctctttactcattccgtaatacatcatcttacaactaactccttagtcactttacttgcaagcttattgtgatgttgtattaccgagagagccaagagatacctctctgtcatacggagtgacaaatcccaatctcgattcatgccaactcaacagacaccttcagagatacctgtagagcacctttatgatcacccagttacgaagtgacgtttgatagcacacaaggtattcctccggtatccgggagttgcatgatctcatggtcgaaggaatatgtatttgacattaagaaaataGTAGCAGTAAACTGAactatcatatgctaagctaacatgtGGGTCtttcccatcacatcattctcctaatgatgtgatcccgttatcaaatgataactcatgtctatggtcaggaaaccttaaccatcttttgatcaacgagctagtctagtaaaggcttactagggacttggtatgcttatgtattcacacatgtatttaagtttttgatcaatacaattatagcatgaataataaacctttatcatgattaaggacatataataataaccactttattattgcctctagggcatatttccaacaattctcGTATGTCCTCAAGACTGTTTTAGCTATATAAGAAACACCACCGGCTTATCCTTAGCATACATAAGGATAGGGACACTTGTTGCACTCTTTTACCTTTGTTACTATTTTCCTTGTCACAATTTATCTTGCTATTAAACTATCTTTACGACATTTACAGTGAAACCttcctgaaaaccacttgtcaattCCTTTAGAtcatcattgggtttgacactcttacttatcgaaaaggctatgattgacccctatatttgtgggtcatcggGTATCACCAAGTTTTTCCATGAACTTTCTTAACACCAACTTTTGTTAGTATGCTCTTTTGAGTCCGCCAAGATTTCACAACGAGTAATCAAATGTCACCTCGAGTTCGGTGGCCAGTCAAAATCTTTCTGTCTGAGACACAGTTGGTTTCCACAACATGACCTGGAGGACTCGGGGGCTACTAACGAGGGAATGCCCACCAGGGAGGCCCTCAACGACATACTACCTAGGCCCAAGAAGATCACAGTCAATGGGAGGGCCTAGTAGTGGGTCATTTTCCAATCAATGGTCGGccgctagtgaaggaaatatgccctagaggcaataataaagttgttatttatatttccttatatcatggtaaatgcttattattcatgatagaattgtattaaccggaaacttagtacatgtgtgaatacatagacaaactaagtgtcactagtatgcctctacttgactagctcgttaatcaaagatggttaagtttcctagccatgaacaaagagttgtcatttgatgaacggggtcacatcattagagaatgatgtgattgacttgacccatccgttagcttagcacgatgatcgtttagtttgttgctattgctttctccataacttatatatgttcctatgactatgagattatgcaactcccgaataccggaggaacacttagtgtgctatcaaacgtcacaacataactgggtgactataaagatgctctacaggtgtctccgatggtgttttttgagttggcatagatcgagattaggatttttcactccgtgtatcggagaggtatctccgggccctctcggtaatgcacatcactataagccttgcaagcaatgtgactaatgagttagttacgtgatgttgcattacggaatgagtaaagagacttgccgataacgagattgaactaggtattgagatacagacaatcgaatctcgggcaagtaacataccgatgacaaagggaacaacgtatgttgttatgcggtttgaccgataaagatcttcatagaatatgtaggaaccaatatgagcatccaggttctgctattggttattcactggtgataagtctcggtcatgtctacatagttctcgaacccatagggtccgcacgcttaacgttcggtgatgatcggtattatgagtttatatattttgatgtaccgaaggtagttcggagtcccggatatgataacggacatgacgaggagtcccgaaattgttgagacataaagattgatatattggaaggttatgtttggacatcggaatgattccgggtgagttcaggcatttaccggagtactggggggttaccggaatcccccggggagtatatgggccttattgggccttagtggaagagaggaagggaaggccaaggtggagggcgcgtccccctagcccaatccgaattgggtggggggccggccccccttccttccctctctctctcccttccttctctcctacttcgACAAGGGAAAGAGGGAAtcatactcccaccgggagtaggactccccccttagggcgcgccatagagggccgtgttgggtaacgcggtaatttcaaaaaaaatcctacgtacacgcaagatcatggtgatgcatagcaacgagaggggagagtgttgtctacgcaccctcgtagaccgtaagcggaagctatatgacaacgcggttgatgtagtcgtacgtcttcacggtcgaccgatcctagtaccgaaagtacgacacctccgcgatctgcacacgttcagctcgatgacgtcccatgaactcacgatctagcagagtgtcgagggagagcttcatcagcacgacggcgtgatgacggtgatgatgatgctaccggaacagggcttcgcctaagcaccgctacgatatgaccgaggtggattatggtggagggggcaccgcacacggctggaagcaatcaacttgtgtgttctagggtgccctctgcccccgtatataaaggagcaaggggggaggccggccgtccttggggcgcaccaaggagagggtggagtcctcctcctagtaggaggactccccctttcctagtccaactaggaaggagggggaaggaaagagagggagagagggagggaaagagggggcgccgcccccctccttttccaattcggactcccaagggagggggcggccagccctatggcccctcctctctctctcaaggCCCAtgctggcccattagttcccccgggggttctggtaacccccggcactccgataattatctggTGACCTCCGGAACTCAttcggtgttcgaatatagtcatccaatatatcaatgtttatgtctcgaccatttcgagactcctcgtcatgtccgtgatcacatccgggactccaaacaaccttcggtacatcaaaacacataaactcataataccgatcatcaccgaacgttaagcgtgcggaccctacgagttcgagaactatgtagacatgaccaagacacgtctctggtcaataaccaatagcggaaccttgatgttcatattggctcccgcatattctacgaacatctttatcggtcaaaccgcataacgatatacattgttccctttgtcattggtatgttacttgcccgagattcgatcgtcggtatctcaatacctagttcaatctcattaccggcaagtctctttactcgttccgtaatgcatcatcccgtaactaactcattagtcacattgcttgcaaggcttattttgatgtgcattaccgagagggcccagagataactctctgacaatcggagtgacaaatcctaatctcaatctatgccaactcaacaaacaccatcggagacacctgtagagcacctttataatcacccagctacgttgtgacgtttgatagcacacaaagtgttcctccggtattcgggagttgcatgatctcatagtcataggaacatgtataagttatggagaaagcaataacaacaaactaaacgattatCGTGCTAAGcttacggatgggtcaagtcaatcacatcattctctaatgatgtgatcccgttaatcaaatgacaactcatgtctatggttaggaaacataaccatcattgattcaacgagctagtcaagtagaggcatactagtgacattatgtttgtctatgtattcacacatgtactaagtttccagttaatacaattctagcatcaataataaacatttatcatgacataaggaaatatcaataacaactttattattgcctctagggcatatttccttcaggccgtccctccccctcctccactcctttatatacgggggagggggcaccccatagacacacaagttgattgtttagccgtgtgcggtgccccctccatagaattccacctcggtcatatcattgtagtgcttaggcgaagccctgcgtcggtaacttcatcatcaccgtcatcacgccgtcgtgctgacgaaactctccctcgacctcatctggatctagagttcgtgggacgtcactgagctgaacgtgtgcagatcacggaggtgccataccttcggtgctaggatcggtcggatcgtgaagacgtacaactacatcaactgcgttgtcataatgcttccgcttacggtctacgagggtatgtggacaacacgctcccctctcgttgctatgcaatatgcatcacctagatagatcttgcgtgtgcgtaggattttttttgaaattactgcgttccccaacagctagTTGGGCGTCTTCTCCTCAAGAGGTTTTAGGAGGGCCATAGGCAATCGTCTAACGGAGGTATCACCCATGATCTCCACTACATAGTAAATATAGACGTTACCCAATGCCGGTATATCCTGTTAACTACAACCAGGCAGGATTAGGTCATTCCCCGGGCCTGCTTAAGTGTACTCTAGCTACATGACATTGCATGGCGGTGGTGGAAGTCTGCGCACGGCGCTTACGAGAATATCTATTGCGTTGCTCATCAATCGCAATCAAGCTATTTCACCATGGCTTGCACCAAGAAACACCACTAGGGGTAGTCTTCACAAATTAGGTGATCTTGTTGACCTCACAAACTCATTAGTTCTTCACACATTGATGGCGAATGCTCTCAAGTGACCCCTGACCATTTTTTTTAGAAACACCTATAACTTCATTCACACTCATAACAATTACAAGTACACCAATTTGGACCTAAAATTcaagaaaatacaaagtaactcctatgactaagaattacaatgaaataTCTTGAAAACACCTTCTTCACGGCGTCAATCTCTGCTCGAAGAAATATTCCAAGGACTCCGGTAAAGAGGCTGTAATTTGACTTGAGCATCGATGTTGTCACTCTTCCACCCGCACGAACATTACCAATAATGGTTTTTGAAAGCGCCTTGAGTCGCCCATCCAAACAGATGGGAAGCCTTGATCGATGAAAGTACTTGGGCCGGGGATGATCCCCTAGAAGTGCAGGCCGACGAATCACTATATCTTCACCATGTTGTCAATGAAATATTTCACCCCCACAAAGAATCAAACCAACAAAAAAGGCTTGACACAACAACATAAACTCATCATATCTGAATAATCGGATCTGAGAGGACAGAAAACTCTCTAACCTCATGGCACCGCCAAAAGAACGTGAGGAAATTTATTCTCACAAAACTATGATGATCACTAGACGATGGCGAAGAACATAGAGGTCTTGAAGATTCGAGGTCCCCCCACCTCTCAGCCCCAAGATGGCAGCCGGAGGCGAGGGGACCTAAATTTCTTAGATGACGACGGCGGTGGCGCAATAAACCCTACCCCCTGACCATCTAGGAGGCACACACCCTCCAAGAGTAACATGTGAAGCAAAGTCACCTGGTAGAACTTTCTCAAAAGATCTTCAATCAAACTATCTCTCATGAACCCATATGatccctcacacacacacaaaaggtgGGTTGTGGTGAAAGAGATTAATTTGATGTGTATGGGTTCAATAAAGGGAGGAATAATTCTTGGCCTTCAAGAATCAAGAAGTGTTCTTGGAATCACCCAACACTTCTCTTCTCCCTTATTGTCTTGGAGATGTCTCTctatctcttctctctctctcttccctatttcacacacacacacatttgatGTGCCAGTTGGAAATGAATTATATTAGTTGGTTGCTACCACAAAGGTGTATGAGGATCTATAAACCGAGAGT
The Triticum dicoccoides isolate Atlit2015 ecotype Zavitan chromosome 3A, WEW_v2.0, whole genome shotgun sequence genome window above contains:
- the LOC119269352 gene encoding ABSCISIC ACID-INSENSITIVE 5-like protein 2, which translates into the protein MGSRKMASQPGRGTGGGGDAGTSQRGQVQSLARQGSLYSLTLDEVQNHLGEPLQSMNLDELLRTVFPDDMEPDGATTSQYVPSSSLLRQGSITMPTELSKKTVDEVWKGIQDAPKRSVQGSGRRKRERQPTLGEMTLEDFLVQAGVVSQGFLKDTSDAGNLGLVGREATAAGAADLTSGAQWLGHYQQQIAAAAIDTHQHGQQIVPAAYMSIQFVPQPLNVVGPGATLGSAYSDGQSTSPMISPISDSQTPGRKRGVSGDVPNKFVERRQKRMIKNRESAARSRARKQAYTNELENKVSRLEEENERLKKQKELNMMLCSVPLPEPKYQLRRTCSAAF